From one Amycolatopsis sp. FDAARGOS 1241 genomic stretch:
- the opcA gene encoding glucose-6-phosphate dehydrogenase assembly protein OpcA: protein MIIDLPSTTTSQLNKKLVEIRDQGGQVALGRVLTLVIVADDDAKLEEAIEAANHASREHPSRVIVVAKGARTAAPRIDGQIRVGGDAGASEVIVLRLYGPLASQGQSAVVPLLLPDAPIVTWWPGAGPKAPAEDPLGQIAQRRITDSAAEKSPIRALTTRAKAYVAGDSDLAWTRLTHWRAQLVSALDLPPYEEITGATVTGEADSPSTELLAGWLAEYLKVPVKRIKSSSAQGIISVELERRSGAVDLTRPDGRVGTLTQPGQPTRRIALQRRSNPECLVEELRRLDPDEVYEASLNGLHKIAAPHTKATTSAAAPTSAESGGAKPKTGKSSAKKAKAEKSAS, encoded by the coding sequence GTGATCATCGACCTGCCATCCACCACGACTTCGCAGCTCAACAAGAAGCTCGTGGAGATCCGCGACCAGGGCGGCCAGGTCGCGCTGGGCCGGGTGCTGACCCTGGTCATCGTCGCGGACGACGACGCCAAGCTCGAGGAGGCCATCGAGGCCGCGAACCACGCGAGCCGGGAACACCCGTCGCGCGTGATCGTGGTCGCCAAGGGGGCCCGGACGGCGGCCCCGCGCATCGACGGCCAGATCCGCGTGGGCGGCGACGCCGGCGCGAGCGAGGTCATCGTGCTGCGCCTCTACGGACCGCTGGCCTCGCAAGGCCAGAGCGCGGTCGTGCCGCTGCTGCTGCCCGACGCGCCGATCGTCACGTGGTGGCCGGGCGCCGGGCCGAAGGCGCCGGCGGAGGACCCGCTCGGCCAGATCGCGCAGCGGCGCATCACCGACTCGGCCGCGGAGAAGAGCCCCATAAGGGCACTCACCACGCGCGCGAAGGCGTACGTGGCGGGCGATTCGGACCTCGCATGGACGCGCCTCACCCACTGGCGGGCGCAGCTGGTGTCGGCGCTCGACCTGCCGCCGTACGAGGAGATCACCGGCGCGACCGTGACCGGCGAGGCCGACTCGCCGTCGACGGAGCTGCTCGCGGGCTGGCTCGCCGAGTACCTCAAGGTGCCGGTGAAGCGGATCAAGAGTTCCAGCGCCCAGGGCATCATCTCGGTGGAGCTCGAGCGGCGCTCGGGCGCGGTGGACCTGACCCGGCCCGACGGCCGCGTCGGCACGCTGACGCAGCCGGGCCAGCCGACGCGGCGCATCGCGCTGCAGCGGCGGAGCAACCCCGAGTGCCTGGTGGAGGAGCTGCGCCGGCTCGACCCCGACGAGGTCTACGAGGCGTCGCTGAACGGCCTGCACAAGATCGCCGCCCCGCACACGAAGGCGACCACGTCGGCGGCTGCGCCGACGTCGGCCGAGTCGGGTGGGGCCAAGCCGAAGACCGGCAAGTCGTCGGCCAAGAAGGCCAAGGCCGAGAAGAGCGCTTCGTGA
- a CDS encoding glucose-6-phosphate isomerase gives MTGDETGVELVDAELAGNAAPLAERLIADQAASKLAAHDSTLWGPDAESEASIRLSWTSLHKSSRPLIGEIEALRAELQAEGVDRVVLAGMGGSSLAPEVITATAGVALTVLDTTDPGQVADALAGDLERTVIVVSSKSGGTVETDSHRRIFAKAFADAGIDAARRIVVVTDPGSPLSELSEKEGYRKTFLADPHVGGRYSALTAFGLVPAGLAGADIARLLDQAAAVAEILGTDSTDNPAIKLAAAWGAAHEGGAEKVVLADTGSGIKGFPDWAEQLIAESTGKLGTGLLPVAVESPQAPGFADAKADATAVAIGTPQGAAKIAVTGPLGAQFLLWEFATALAGRLIGINPFDQPDVEAAKKAARALLDQPEKLSVGETPATVDGAVEVFGSEGVATDGKLVDVLRAFFGSVADGGYFAVQAYLDRLDDASTSLLRGEIAKRTGVQTTFGWGPRFLHSTGQYHKGGHQNGSFLQITGAVADDLAVPDRPYTLGQLQHAQALGDGQVLAEHGRPVLRLHLTDRAAGLAELVRAVQEAGE, from the coding sequence ATGACAGGGGACGAAACCGGCGTCGAGCTCGTCGACGCCGAACTGGCAGGCAACGCGGCACCGCTGGCCGAGCGGCTCATCGCTGACCAGGCGGCGTCGAAGCTCGCCGCGCACGACTCGACGCTGTGGGGCCCGGACGCCGAGTCCGAGGCGTCGATCCGCCTCTCGTGGACGTCGCTGCACAAGTCGTCGCGGCCGCTGATCGGTGAGATCGAAGCGCTGCGGGCCGAACTGCAGGCCGAAGGGGTCGACCGGGTGGTGCTCGCCGGCATGGGCGGCTCGTCGCTCGCGCCGGAGGTCATCACCGCCACCGCCGGCGTCGCGCTGACCGTGCTCGACACGACCGACCCCGGCCAGGTCGCCGACGCGCTCGCGGGTGACCTCGAGCGCACGGTGATCGTGGTGTCGTCGAAGTCGGGTGGCACGGTCGAGACCGACAGCCACCGGCGGATCTTCGCGAAGGCGTTCGCCGACGCGGGGATCGACGCGGCGCGGCGCATCGTCGTCGTGACCGACCCGGGCTCGCCGCTGTCGGAACTGTCCGAAAAGGAGGGTTACCGCAAGACCTTCCTGGCCGACCCGCACGTCGGCGGTCGCTACTCGGCGCTGACCGCGTTCGGCCTCGTGCCGGCCGGCCTCGCGGGCGCGGACATCGCGCGCCTGCTGGACCAGGCCGCCGCGGTGGCCGAGATCCTCGGCACCGACTCGACCGACAACCCGGCGATCAAGCTCGCCGCCGCCTGGGGCGCGGCCCACGAGGGCGGCGCGGAGAAGGTCGTGCTGGCTGACACCGGTTCGGGCATCAAGGGTTTCCCGGACTGGGCCGAGCAGCTGATCGCGGAATCCACCGGCAAGCTCGGCACCGGGCTGCTGCCGGTGGCCGTCGAGAGCCCGCAGGCCCCCGGCTTCGCCGACGCCAAGGCCGACGCGACGGCCGTCGCGATCGGCACGCCGCAGGGCGCCGCGAAGATCGCGGTGACCGGCCCGCTCGGCGCGCAGTTCCTGCTGTGGGAGTTCGCGACCGCGCTGGCCGGCCGGCTGATCGGGATCAACCCGTTCGACCAGCCCGACGTCGAGGCCGCGAAGAAGGCCGCGCGGGCGCTGCTGGACCAGCCGGAGAAGCTGTCCGTCGGCGAGACTCCGGCCACTGTGGACGGTGCCGTCGAGGTGTTCGGCTCGGAAGGTGTCGCCACGGACGGAAAGCTGGTGGACGTGCTGCGCGCGTTCTTCGGCTCCGTCGCCGACGGTGGTTACTTCGCCGTGCAGGCCTACCTCGACCGGCTCGACGACGCGTCGACCTCGCTGCTGCGGGGCGAGATCGCCAAGCGCACCGGTGTGCAGACCACGTTCGGCTGGGGCCCGCGGTTCCTGCACTCCACCGGGCAGTACCACAAGGGCGGCCACCAGAACGGCAGCTTCCTCCAGATCACCGGCGCGGTCGCCGACGACCTGGCGGTGCCGGACCGCCCGTACACCCTGGGTCAGCTGCAGCACGCGCAGGCCCTCGGCGACGGACAGGTCCTCGCCGAGCACGGCCGTCCGGTCCTGCGGCTGCACCTGACCGACCGGGCCGCCGGGCTCGCCGAGCTCGTGCGGGCAGTACAGGAGGCCGGCGAGTGA
- a CDS encoding FAD-binding oxidoreductase: protein MFGSSLDGEVFRPGSPGYEAVRRPVNPAFGDVRPRLVVRCRSVRDVVATLAHARATGDHLAIRGGGHCFAGRSSTDGIVLDLSALDDVTVAGVATVGAGARLARVYSALHAHGCTLPAGCGAGVGIAGLTLGGGIGLLGREHGLTCDRLIGAQAVLADGSVVECDDEREPDLFWALRGAGGGQFGVVTSLRFDPVAEPAMTRVEGHPAGAGLAELVSAWQAWAPDAPDGLTVNLTLTSSAGSPVVARLFGASTFGEGRTSALLRCFPAVELRGGLTVPELKRTFAEPPQARTVRIRSEFFARSLPDRTLAELLAGLGEPRTSGRRELTFTAMGGAYNRIASGATAFAHRSERFLLEHLADAGDPWVDRSWAVAHTGGSGHVYPNFPDPALADEPPAYHAGNLARLTAVKRAYDPHGFFAVPQVSERTEEK, encoded by the coding sequence ATGTTCGGTTCTTCGCTCGACGGTGAGGTGTTCCGCCCCGGCTCACCGGGTTACGAAGCGGTGCGCCGGCCGGTGAACCCGGCCTTCGGGGACGTGCGGCCCCGGCTCGTGGTGCGGTGCCGGTCGGTCCGGGACGTCGTCGCCACCCTCGCCCACGCGCGGGCGACCGGGGACCACCTGGCCATCCGCGGCGGCGGGCACTGCTTCGCGGGCCGGTCGTCAACGGACGGGATCGTGCTCGACCTGTCCGCGCTGGACGACGTGACGGTGGCCGGCGTGGCCACGGTCGGTGCGGGCGCCCGGCTGGCGCGGGTGTACTCCGCGCTGCACGCGCACGGGTGCACGCTGCCGGCCGGGTGCGGGGCAGGCGTCGGCATCGCCGGGCTCACCCTCGGCGGCGGGATCGGCCTGCTGGGGCGCGAGCACGGGCTGACGTGCGACCGGCTCATCGGCGCGCAGGCGGTGCTCGCGGACGGCAGTGTCGTGGAGTGCGACGACGAGCGGGAGCCGGACCTGTTCTGGGCGTTGCGGGGAGCGGGCGGCGGGCAGTTCGGGGTGGTGACCTCGCTGCGGTTCGACCCCGTGGCCGAGCCGGCGATGACCCGCGTCGAAGGCCACCCGGCGGGCGCCGGGCTCGCAGAGCTGGTCTCGGCGTGGCAGGCCTGGGCGCCGGACGCGCCGGACGGGCTCACCGTGAACCTCACGCTGACGTCCTCAGCGGGGTCACCCGTGGTGGCGCGGCTGTTCGGCGCCTCGACGTTCGGGGAAGGGCGGACGAGCGCGCTGCTGCGGTGCTTCCCGGCGGTCGAGCTGCGTGGCGGTCTGACCGTCCCCGAGCTGAAGCGCACGTTCGCCGAGCCGCCGCAAGCGCGGACCGTGCGGATCCGGTCGGAGTTCTTCGCTCGCTCGCTGCCCGACCGGACGCTCGCGGAGCTGCTGGCCGGGCTCGGCGAGCCGCGCACCTCGGGCCGGCGGGAGCTCACGTTCACCGCGATGGGCGGCGCCTACAACCGCATCGCTTCCGGCGCCACGGCCTTCGCCCACCGGAGCGAGCGCTTCCTGCTGGAGCACCTCGCCGACGCCGGCGATCCATGGGTCGACCGCTCGTGGGCGGTCGCGCACACCGGCGGCTCGGGGCACGTCTACCCCAACTTCCCCGATCCCGCCCTCGCCGACGAACCCCCCGCCTACCACGCCGGCAACCTCGCCCGCCTGACGGCGGTCAAACGGGCCTACGACCCGCACGGGTTTTTCGCAGTTCCCCAGGTTTCCGAACGCACGGAGGAAAAATGA
- the zwf gene encoding glucose-6-phosphate dehydrogenase, which translates to MTTWQNPLRDPRDKRLPRIAGPSSLVIFGVTGDLARKKLMPAIYDLAHRGLLPAGFSLVGFARRDWEHQDFGELVHDSVREHARTPFKESVWNRLAEGIRFVQGTFDDDDAFDRLAQTVKDLDTERGTGGNTAFYLSIPPSAFPVVTKQLARSGLADADATTWRRVVIEKPFGHDLKSAKELNGIVNDVFPEESVFRIDHYLGKETVQNLLALRFANQLFEPIWNANYIDHVQITMAEDIGLGGRAGYYDGIGAARDVIQNHLLQLLALTAMDEPLSFEPKALRAEKAKVLAATMPIRPFDQTTARGQYAGGWQGGTKVPGLLQEAGFAKDSKTETYAAVTLEVQNRRWAGVPFYLRTGKRLGRRVTEIAVVFKRAPHLPFDSTSTEELGQNALVIRVQPDEGITLRFGSKVPGTTMEVRDVTMDFGYGHAFTESSPEAYERLILDVLLGEPSLFPVNEEVELSWEILDPILDHWAAEGAPEQYAPGTWGPKSADEMLERTGRNWRRP; encoded by the coding sequence GTGACGACCTGGCAGAACCCGCTGCGGGATCCGCGCGACAAGCGGCTCCCGCGGATCGCGGGGCCTTCGAGCCTGGTGATCTTCGGGGTCACGGGTGACCTGGCACGCAAAAAGCTCATGCCCGCCATCTACGACCTGGCCCACCGCGGCCTGCTGCCCGCCGGCTTCTCGCTGGTCGGGTTCGCGCGCCGCGACTGGGAGCACCAGGACTTCGGCGAGCTCGTGCACGACTCGGTGCGCGAGCACGCGCGGACGCCGTTCAAGGAGTCGGTGTGGAACCGGCTCGCCGAGGGCATCCGCTTCGTGCAGGGCACCTTCGACGACGACGACGCCTTCGACCGCCTCGCCCAGACCGTGAAGGACCTGGACACCGAGCGCGGCACCGGCGGCAACACGGCGTTCTACCTCTCGATCCCGCCGAGCGCGTTCCCGGTGGTGACGAAGCAGCTGGCCCGCTCGGGCCTCGCCGACGCCGACGCCACGACCTGGCGCCGCGTGGTCATCGAGAAGCCGTTCGGCCACGACCTCAAGAGCGCCAAGGAGCTCAACGGGATCGTGAACGACGTCTTCCCCGAGGAGTCGGTGTTCCGCATCGACCACTACCTCGGCAAGGAGACGGTGCAGAACCTGTTGGCGCTGCGCTTCGCGAACCAGCTGTTCGAGCCGATCTGGAACGCCAACTACATCGACCACGTGCAGATCACCATGGCCGAGGACATCGGCCTCGGCGGCCGCGCGGGGTACTACGACGGGATCGGCGCCGCCCGCGACGTCATCCAGAACCACCTGCTGCAGCTACTCGCGCTGACGGCGATGGACGAGCCGCTGTCCTTCGAGCCGAAGGCGCTGCGCGCGGAGAAGGCGAAGGTGCTGGCGGCGACGATGCCGATCCGTCCCTTCGACCAGACCACCGCGCGCGGGCAGTACGCCGGCGGCTGGCAGGGCGGCACGAAGGTGCCCGGCCTGCTGCAGGAGGCCGGGTTCGCGAAGGACTCCAAGACCGAGACCTACGCGGCCGTGACGCTGGAGGTGCAGAACCGCCGCTGGGCGGGCGTGCCGTTCTACCTGCGCACGGGCAAGCGGCTGGGCCGGCGCGTCACGGAGATCGCGGTGGTGTTCAAGCGCGCGCCGCACCTGCCGTTCGACTCCACCTCCACCGAGGAGCTGGGTCAGAACGCGCTGGTGATCCGCGTGCAGCCCGACGAGGGCATCACGCTGCGGTTCGGGTCGAAGGTGCCGGGGACCACGATGGAGGTCCGCGACGTCACCATGGACTTCGGTTACGGCCACGCCTTCACCGAGTCCTCCCCCGAGGCGTACGAGCGGCTGATCCTCGACGTGCTGCTCGGCGAGCCGTCGCTGTTCCCGGTGAACGAGGAGGTCGAGCTCTCCTGGGAGATCCTCGACCCGATCCTCGACCACTGGGCCGCGGAAGGCGCGCCGGAGCAGTACGCGCCGGGGACGTGGGGCCCGAAGAGCGCGGACGAGATGCTGGAGCGTACGGGCCGGAACTGGAGGCGTCCGTGA
- a CDS encoding sensor histidine kinase codes for MSTEGLSIPGISVGSPGAGAADRVRRFSFAALRRPFVSAIGVEAIAVVAAVLDVWLVIPPKAPPYSIYLSAAACLAVVLRRKVPFVAMVLAVPGFLAGWAQLASMITLGTLATRRQIHWQTWVGAGLVFTCRFVQWPLEDFVQLSWREHVLDGIYGVLVAGMPIAIGLLIGARAEISAKLAELARSRDRERRFHADAVRAEERARLAREMHDVVSHQITLIAMQAGALQAQAKEGTALQTAQVIRQLSTRTLEELRSLVSVLRSGAEDDGPRPGIGELDHLIRTADVPVHLTVERLPDTLPSQVSAAAYRTVQEALTNVHKHAPGATATIRIQGGSGALSIEVRNERAARASEHLPSGGHGLTGLAERARLLGGSFETSDTEDGGFRVRARYPLDR; via the coding sequence ATGAGCACTGAGGGACTCTCGATTCCAGGCATTTCGGTGGGCAGCCCCGGCGCGGGGGCGGCCGATCGGGTCAGGCGGTTCAGCTTCGCCGCGCTGCGCCGGCCGTTCGTGTCGGCGATCGGTGTCGAGGCCATCGCGGTCGTGGCGGCCGTGCTGGACGTCTGGTTGGTCATCCCGCCCAAGGCGCCGCCCTACTCGATCTACCTGTCGGCGGCCGCGTGCCTGGCCGTGGTGCTGCGCCGGAAGGTTCCGTTCGTCGCCATGGTGCTGGCCGTGCCGGGTTTCCTGGCCGGCTGGGCGCAGCTGGCTTCGATGATCACGCTGGGCACGCTCGCCACGCGCCGCCAGATCCACTGGCAGACGTGGGTGGGCGCCGGGCTGGTGTTCACCTGCCGGTTCGTGCAGTGGCCGCTGGAGGACTTCGTCCAGCTCAGCTGGCGCGAGCACGTGCTAGACGGCATCTACGGCGTGCTGGTGGCCGGCATGCCGATCGCGATCGGCCTGCTGATCGGTGCCCGCGCGGAGATCTCCGCGAAACTCGCCGAACTGGCCCGCAGCCGCGACCGCGAGCGCCGCTTCCACGCCGATGCCGTACGAGCGGAGGAACGCGCCCGCCTGGCCCGCGAGATGCACGACGTCGTCTCCCACCAGATCACCCTCATCGCCATGCAGGCAGGCGCGCTGCAGGCCCAGGCGAAGGAAGGCACGGCTCTGCAGACGGCCCAGGTCATCAGGCAGCTGTCGACCCGCACACTGGAGGAGCTGCGCTCGCTGGTGAGCGTCCTGCGCTCCGGCGCCGAGGACGACGGTCCCCGTCCCGGCATCGGCGAGCTGGACCACCTGATCCGCACCGCGGACGTCCCGGTGCACCTCACGGTCGAGCGGCTGCCGGACACGCTGCCGAGCCAAGTGTCGGCCGCCGCGTACCGCACGGTCCAGGAAGCCCTCACCAACGTCCACAAGCACGCCCCCGGCGCCACTGCGACCATCCGCATCCAGGGCGGCAGCGGCGCGTTGAGCATCGAGGTGCGCAACGAGCGGGCGGCGCGGGCGTCGGAACACCTCCCCTCGGGCGGCCACGGCCTCACCGGCCTCGCCGAACGCGCCCGCCTCCTCGGCGGCAGCTTCGAAACGTCGGACACGGAAGACGGCGGCTTCCGCGTCCGTGCGCGGTACCCCCTGGACCGCTGA
- the pgl gene encoding 6-phosphogluconolactonase, with protein sequence MSRTEVVVYENAALLAAAAAARLVTRIVDVQAAKGSASVVLTGGGTGIAVLEELNGSSARDAIDWSRLDVYWGDERFVPADSDERNEKGAREALLDHVPLDPKRVHAMAPSDGEFGDDVDAAAAAYAAVLAAQAGPDSGGVPEFDIMLLGLGAEGHTASVFPDSPAVHETQRSVVAVRDCPKPPPTRVSLTLPAIRRAREVWLMTAGDAKAEAVSLALSGAPEVQVPVSGARGYRRTLWLLDRTAAGKLTKVYEPPTA encoded by the coding sequence GTGAGCAGGACCGAGGTCGTCGTCTACGAGAACGCCGCCCTGCTGGCCGCCGCGGCCGCGGCTCGGCTGGTCACGCGGATCGTCGACGTGCAGGCGGCGAAGGGCTCGGCGTCGGTCGTGCTCACCGGCGGCGGCACGGGCATCGCGGTGCTGGAGGAGCTGAACGGCTCGAGCGCCCGGGACGCGATCGACTGGTCGCGCCTGGACGTGTACTGGGGCGACGAGCGGTTCGTCCCGGCCGACTCGGACGAGCGGAACGAGAAGGGTGCGCGGGAGGCACTGCTCGACCACGTGCCGCTCGACCCGAAGCGCGTGCACGCGATGGCGCCGTCCGACGGCGAGTTCGGCGACGACGTGGACGCCGCAGCCGCGGCGTACGCGGCGGTGCTGGCCGCGCAGGCCGGGCCGGACTCGGGTGGCGTCCCGGAGTTCGACATCATGCTGCTCGGCCTCGGCGCGGAGGGGCACACCGCGTCGGTGTTCCCGGACTCCCCGGCGGTGCACGAGACGCAGCGTTCGGTGGTGGCGGTGCGCGACTGCCCCAAGCCCCCGCCGACCCGCGTCTCGCTCACGCTGCCGGCCATCCGCCGCGCCCGTGAGGTGTGGCTGATGACGGCGGGCGACGCGAAGGCCGAGGCCGTGTCGCTGGCCCTGTCCGGCGCTCCGGAGGTGCAGGTGCCCGTCTCCGGTGCCCGCGGCTACCGGCGCACGCTCTGGCTCCTGGACCGCACCGCGGCCGGGAAGCTGACGAAGGTGTACGAGCCGCCCACCGCATAG
- the tal gene encoding transaldolase — translation MSTTDRLAQLSEAGVSIWLDDLSRERLNSGSLAALIRDKHVVGVTTNPTIFANALSKGEAYDAQVKELADRGADLDSAVRELTTTDVRNAADLFRDVYIATNGVDGRVSIEVDPRLARDTEKTIAEAKDLWKAVDRPNLMVKIPATAAGLPAITAALAEGININVTLIFSVERYAQVIEAFFAGLEQAKANGHDLKGIHSVASFFVSRVDTEVDKRLNALGTDEAKALLGEAAIANTRLAYAKFEELFASDRWKALAAEGANAQRPLWASTGTKDPAYSDTRYVDQLLVKGVVNTMPEKTMDAVADHAELTGDTVTGRGEEAQRVFDKLSAAGIDVPDVFRTLEDEGVEKFEKSWLELLESVTGQLNKAKG, via the coding sequence ATGAGCACCACCGATCGGCTCGCGCAGCTCTCGGAGGCGGGCGTCTCCATCTGGCTGGACGACCTCTCACGCGAGCGACTGAACTCCGGCAGCCTCGCGGCGCTGATCCGCGACAAGCACGTCGTCGGCGTCACCACGAACCCGACGATCTTCGCGAACGCGCTGTCGAAGGGCGAAGCCTACGACGCGCAGGTGAAGGAACTGGCCGACCGCGGCGCGGACCTCGACAGCGCGGTCCGCGAGCTGACCACCACCGACGTGCGCAACGCCGCCGACCTGTTCCGCGACGTCTACATCGCCACCAACGGCGTCGACGGCCGCGTGTCCATCGAGGTCGACCCACGTCTGGCGCGCGACACCGAGAAGACGATCGCCGAGGCCAAGGACCTGTGGAAGGCGGTCGACCGGCCGAACCTGATGGTCAAGATCCCGGCCACGGCCGCGGGCCTGCCCGCCATCACCGCGGCGCTGGCCGAGGGCATCAACATCAACGTGACGCTGATCTTCTCCGTCGAGCGCTACGCCCAGGTCATCGAGGCGTTCTTCGCCGGGCTGGAGCAGGCGAAGGCCAACGGCCACGACCTCAAGGGCATCCACTCCGTGGCGTCGTTCTTCGTGTCCCGCGTGGACACCGAGGTCGACAAGCGCCTCAACGCGCTCGGCACCGATGAGGCCAAGGCCTTGCTGGGCGAGGCGGCCATCGCCAACACCCGGCTCGCCTACGCCAAGTTCGAGGAGCTCTTCGCCAGCGACCGCTGGAAGGCGCTGGCCGCCGAGGGTGCCAACGCGCAGCGTCCGCTGTGGGCCTCGACCGGCACGAAGGACCCGGCCTACTCCGACACCCGCTACGTCGACCAGCTCCTGGTCAAGGGCGTCGTGAACACGATGCCCGAGAAGACGATGGACGCGGTGGCCGACCACGCGGAACTGACCGGCGACACCGTCACCGGCCGGGGCGAGGAGGCGCAGCGCGTGTTCGACAAGCTGAGCGCGGCCGGCATCGACGTGCCGGACGTGTTCAGGACGCTCGAGGACGAGGGCGTCGAGAAGTTCGAGAAGTCCTGGCTGGAGCTGCTCGAGAGCGTGACCGGCCAGCTGAACAAGGCGAAGGGCTGA
- a CDS encoding dihydrofolate reductase family protein: protein MSKVICAHAVSVDGFISGRTPDSQEEFGRGLGDAPMLFDWYFSGDTPSRVFDGFKLSEPSARLFDDFAARIGAVVAGRATYEHSSGFGSGSPHPTAPLFVVSHRPVTDLAGPQTHVTTGVADAVAAARAVAGGKDVGVMGGALATEALKEGLVDELVLHQVPVLLGGGRRFFHELPDHVRLRLRQAVAAPGVTHLHYEVLR, encoded by the coding sequence ATGAGCAAGGTCATCTGCGCCCACGCCGTCTCGGTCGACGGCTTCATCAGCGGCCGCACCCCCGACAGTCAGGAGGAGTTCGGCCGTGGCCTCGGTGACGCGCCCATGCTGTTCGACTGGTACTTCAGCGGGGACACACCGAGCCGCGTGTTCGACGGGTTCAAGCTGAGCGAGCCCAGCGCGCGCCTGTTCGACGACTTCGCGGCACGCATCGGCGCCGTGGTCGCAGGCCGCGCCACTTACGAGCATTCCAGCGGATTCGGCAGCGGCAGCCCGCACCCGACGGCGCCGCTGTTCGTCGTCAGCCACCGCCCGGTGACCGATCTCGCCGGCCCGCAGACCCACGTGACCACCGGCGTGGCGGACGCCGTCGCCGCCGCCCGCGCCGTCGCGGGCGGCAAGGACGTCGGCGTGATGGGGGGCGCTCTGGCCACCGAGGCGCTGAAGGAGGGCCTCGTCGACGAGCTCGTCCTGCACCAGGTCCCCGTCCTCCTCGGCGGCGGGCGCCGGTTCTTCCACGAGCTGCCGGACCACGTCCGGCTGCGCCTGCGCCAGGCCGTGGCGGCCCCTGGCGTCACCCATCTCCACTACGAGGTTCTCCG
- a CDS encoding AraC family transcriptional regulator, which produces MTSYVERPPVPQLAGVVRTVWVQRTGAAPYVQRHLPTGGVELHFPIGGRPQLIGPLTGPHVEVITPHTTLVGVRFGPGAAPPLPAMLDDLVDQRLGLAELWGSPVERLVDAVGGAATPKLALDALQAHLQREFRAADAADPLVGQAVRALMPWRPVDIAALAGHLALSASQLRRRCLHAIGMGPKVLQRTLRFQGFLALAQAGATASGRVGADGVAGLAVDVGYADQAHLSRECLRLTGVTPRSLLGGDVDRCACGHDHSASYRPFLAGRGLPAPRR; this is translated from the coding sequence GTGACCTCGTACGTCGAACGGCCGCCGGTGCCGCAGCTCGCGGGCGTGGTGCGGACGGTCTGGGTCCAGCGGACGGGCGCGGCGCCCTACGTGCAGCGCCACCTGCCCACGGGCGGTGTCGAGCTCCACTTCCCGATCGGCGGGCGGCCTCAGCTGATCGGCCCGCTGACGGGTCCGCACGTCGAAGTCATCACACCGCACACCACGCTCGTCGGCGTGCGCTTCGGGCCCGGCGCCGCACCGCCGCTGCCGGCGATGCTCGACGACCTGGTCGACCAGCGCCTCGGCCTGGCCGAGCTGTGGGGCTCTCCGGTCGAGCGTCTCGTGGACGCGGTGGGCGGCGCGGCGACGCCCAAGCTCGCCCTCGACGCCCTCCAGGCGCACCTCCAGCGGGAGTTCCGCGCCGCCGATGCCGCGGATCCGCTGGTGGGTCAAGCCGTGCGGGCGCTGATGCCCTGGCGCCCGGTCGACATCGCCGCACTGGCCGGCCACCTGGCGCTGTCGGCGAGCCAGCTGCGCCGCCGCTGCCTGCACGCGATCGGGATGGGTCCCAAGGTGCTCCAGCGCACGCTGCGCTTCCAGGGGTTCCTGGCGCTGGCCCAAGCGGGCGCCACCGCGTCCGGCCGGGTCGGGGCAGATGGCGTGGCCGGGCTCGCGGTCGACGTCGGATACGCCGACCAGGCCCACCTGAGCCGTGAGTGCCTCCGCCTCACCGGCGTGACGCCGCGCAGCCTCCTCGGCGGCGACGTCGACCGGTGCGCGTGCGGCCACGACCACTCGGCGTCGTACCGGCCGTTCCTCGCCGGCCGCGGGCTGCCGGCGCCGCGGCGCTGA